The following are encoded together in the Tepidiforma bonchosmolovskayae genome:
- a CDS encoding NADP-dependent isocitrate dehydrogenase gives MEKIKVLNPVVELDGDEMTRIIWRFIKEKLILPYLDIKLEYYDLGIENRDATNDQVTVDAAYAIKKYGVGVKCATITPDEARVKEFNLKQMWKSPNGTIRNILGGVVFREPIICRNIPRLVPGWTKPIVIGRHAHGDQYRATDFRVPGPGTVTISWTPADGGEPMQFEVAKFDGPGVAMGMYNFDDSIRDFARASFRYGLERNYPVYLSTKNTILKAYDGRFKDIFQEVFDTEFAEEFKARGLTYEHRLIDDMVASALKWEGGYVWACKNYDGDVQSDTVAQGFGSLGLMTSVLLTPDGKTCEAEAAHGTVTRHYRAYQRGEKTSTNPIASIFAWTRGLAFRAKLDGTPEVARFAETLEQVCVETVESGKMTKDLAILVSPDTPWLTTEEFLDELDRNLRAKMATWANA, from the coding sequence ATGGAGAAGATCAAAGTCCTCAATCCGGTCGTCGAACTCGACGGCGACGAGATGACGCGCATCATCTGGCGCTTCATCAAAGAAAAGCTCATCCTGCCGTACCTCGACATCAAGCTCGAGTACTACGACCTCGGTATCGAGAACCGGGACGCGACCAACGACCAGGTCACTGTCGACGCTGCGTACGCCATCAAGAAGTATGGCGTCGGGGTGAAGTGCGCCACCATCACGCCGGATGAAGCGCGGGTCAAAGAGTTCAACCTGAAGCAGATGTGGAAGTCCCCGAACGGGACGATCCGCAACATCCTCGGCGGGGTGGTCTTCCGCGAGCCGATCATCTGCCGGAATATCCCGCGGCTCGTACCGGGCTGGACGAAACCGATCGTGATCGGGCGCCACGCGCACGGCGACCAATACCGGGCAACCGATTTCCGCGTACCGGGCCCGGGGACGGTAACGATCAGCTGGACGCCAGCCGACGGCGGGGAGCCGATGCAGTTCGAGGTCGCCAAGTTCGACGGCCCGGGCGTGGCGATGGGCATGTACAACTTCGATGACTCGATCCGCGACTTCGCCCGCGCCTCGTTCCGCTACGGCCTGGAGCGGAACTACCCGGTCTACCTCTCGACCAAGAACACCATCCTGAAGGCGTACGACGGGCGCTTCAAGGACATCTTCCAGGAGGTGTTCGACACCGAGTTTGCGGAGGAGTTCAAGGCACGCGGCCTGACCTACGAGCACCGGCTGATCGACGATATGGTCGCTTCAGCGCTGAAGTGGGAGGGCGGCTACGTCTGGGCCTGCAAGAACTACGACGGCGACGTCCAGTCCGACACCGTGGCCCAGGGGTTCGGATCGCTCGGACTGATGACGTCGGTGCTGCTCACGCCGGACGGCAAGACCTGCGAGGCGGAGGCCGCCCACGGGACGGTGACCCGCCACTACCGGGCCTACCAGCGCGGTGAGAAAACCTCGACGAACCCCATCGCCTCGATCTTTGCTTGGACCCGCGGCCTTGCCTTCCGGGCGAAGCTCGACGGCACGCCGGAGGTCGCGCGGTTCGCGGAGACACTCGAACAGGTCTGCGTCGAGACGGTGGAGAGCGGCAAGATGACGAAGGACCTCGCGATCCTGGTCTCGCCGGACACACCGTGGCTCACAACGGAAGAGTTCCTCGACGAACTCGACCGGAACCTGCGGGCGAAAATGGCGACCTGGGCGAACGCCTAG
- a CDS encoding GNAT family N-acetyltransferase, whose amino-acid sequence MADLAGNLAVRGERVELVPARPGSLAVVRLKDGRNIGRLEVLPGGLGELIAWELCIDEAERGYGAGSEAARLFALAASQAGWTRLRARAHPQFGLSVYFWMRMGFRPLHGEGPEGGIWFVRRLT is encoded by the coding sequence GTGGCTGACCTCGCCGGAAATCTTGCTGTACGCGGCGAACGGGTCGAACTCGTGCCCGCACGCCCCGGCAGCCTGGCAGTTGTCCGGCTGAAAGATGGGCGAAACATCGGCCGGCTGGAGGTGCTGCCCGGCGGACTGGGCGAACTCATCGCCTGGGAGCTCTGTATCGACGAAGCAGAGCGCGGCTACGGCGCCGGCTCGGAGGCCGCCCGGCTCTTCGCCCTCGCCGCCAGTCAGGCGGGCTGGACCCGTCTCCGGGCGCGCGCGCACCCGCAGTTCGGACTCTCCGTCTACTTCTGGATGCGGATGGGCTTCAGGCCCCTCCACGGGGAGGGGCCTGAAGGGGGAATCTGGTTCGTGCGCCGGCTGACGTAA